A single window of Tamandua tetradactyla isolate mTamTet1 chromosome 25, mTamTet1.pri, whole genome shotgun sequence DNA harbors:
- the LOC143669192 gene encoding large ribosomal subunit protein eL29-like, translating into MAKSKNHTTYNQSRKWHRNGIKKPRSQRYESLKGVDPKFLRNMRFAKKHNKKGLKKMQANNAKAMSARAEAIKALVKPKEVKPKIPKCGSRKLNRLAYIAHPKLGKRARARIAKGLRLCRPKAKGKDQTKAKDQTKAKDQTKAQAPAPAQVTAPGQAPKGAQAPMKAPE; encoded by the coding sequence ATGGCACAGAAATGGCATCAAGAAGCCCCGATCGCAAAGATATGAATCTCTTAAGGGGGTGGACCCCAAGTTCTTGAGAAACATGCGCTTTGCCAAGAAGCATAACAAGAAGGGCCTGAAGAAGATGCAGGCTAACAATGCCAAGGCCATGAGCGCACGTGCAGAGGCCATCAAGGCCCTTGTAAAACCCAAGGAGGTCAAGCCTAAGATCCCAAAGTGTGGTAGCCGCAAGCTCAATCGACTTGCCTACATTGCCCACCCCAAGCTTGGGAAGCGTGCTCGTGCGCGCATCGCCAAGGGTCTCAGACTCTGCCGACCAAAGGCCAAGGGCAAGGATCAAACCAAGGCCAAGGATCAAACTAAGGCCAAGGATCAAACCAAGGCCCAGGCTCCAGCTCCAGCTCAGGTTACTGCTCCTGGTCAGGCTCCCAAAGGTGCCCAGGCCCCCATGAAGGCTCCTGAGTAG